Proteins encoded together in one Vitis vinifera cultivar Pinot Noir 40024 chromosome 4, ASM3070453v1 window:
- the LOC100257733 gene encoding receptor-like protein kinase HSL1 yields the protein MRKPPFLFTKIPFPALFLLLVFSLTFQVISQNLDAERSILLDVKQQLGNPPSLQSWNSSSSPCDWSEITCIDNIVTEISLSYKTITKKIPARICDLKNLIVLDVSYNYIPGEFPDILNCSKLEYLLLLQNSFVGPIPADIDRLSRLRYLDLTANNFSGDIPAAIGRLRELFYLFMVQNEFNGTWPTEIGNLANLEQLAMAYNDKFRPSALPKEFGALKKLKFLWMTEANLIGEIPKSFNNLSSLERLDLSLNELNGTIPVGMLTLKNLTYLYLFCNRLSGRVPSSIEAFNLKEIDLSDNHLTGPIPAGFVKLQNLTCLNLFWNQLSGEIPANISLIPTLETFKVFSNKLSGVLPPAFGLHSELKFFEIFENKLSGELPQHLCARGTLLGVIASNNNLSGEVPKSLGNCRSLLTIQVSNNRFSGEIPSGIWTSPGMVSVMLAGNSFSGALPSRLARNLSRVDISNNKFSGPIPTEISSWMKIGVLNANNNMLSGKIPVELTSLWNISVLLLDGNQFSGELPSQIISWKSLTNLNLSRNKLSGLIPKALGSLPSLTYLDLSENQFLGQIPSELGHLKLNILNLSSNQLSGLVPFEFQNAAYNYSFLNNPKLCVNVPTLNLPRCDAKPVDSYKLSTKYLVMILIFALSGFLAVAFFTLFMVRHYHRKNHSRDQTNWKLTPFQNLDFDEQNILFGLTENNLIGRGGSGKVYRIANDRSGEIFAVKMICNNGRLDHKLQKPFIAKDEILGTLHHSNIVKLLCCISNETTSLLVYEYMENQSLDRWLHGKKQRTSSMTSSVHNFVLDWPTRLQIAIGAAKGLRHMHEYCSAPIIHRDVKSSNILLDAEFNAKIADFGLAKMLVKQGEPDTMSGVAGSYGYIAPEYAYTTKVNEKIDVYSFGVVLLELVTGREPNSEHMCLVEWAWDQFREGKTIEEVVDEEIKEQCNRAQVTTLFNLGLMCTTTLPSTRPTMKEVLEILRQCNPQKDHGRKKKDHEAALEHTSRCKVQQHLTRR from the exons ATGCGGAAACCACCATTTTTATTTACCAAAATTCCATTCCCCGCTCTATTTCTCCTCCTCGTCTTCTCCTTAACCTTTCAAGTAATTTCCCAAAATCTAGATGCTGAACGATCAATCCTACTAGACGTTAAACAACAACTGGGCAATCCACCGTCACTCCAATCGTGGAATTCCTCATCCTCGCCCTGTGATTGGTCGGAAATTACATGCATCGACAATATCGTCACTGAAATTTCACTCAGCTACAAGACCATCACAAAGAAAATTCCAGCCAGAATTTGTGACCTCAAGAACCTAATCGTACTTGACGTCTCCTACAATTACATTCCAGGCGAGTTCCCGGATATTCTCAATTGCTCTAAGCTCGAATATCTCCTCTTGTTGCAAAACTCCTTCGTGGGTCCAATTCCAGCTGATATTGATCGACTTTCACGTCTCCGGTACCTAGACCTCACCGCAAACAACTTCTCTGGAGATATTCCCGCAGCAATTGGGCGGCTACGGGAGCTGTTCTACTTGTTTATGGTTCAAAATGAGTTCAACGGCACCTGGCCAACAGAGATTGGTAATTTGGCAAATCTTGAACAATTGGCCATGGCCTATAATGACAAATTCCGGCCTTCAGCCCTTCCAAAGGAGTTTGGCGCATTGAAGAAGCTGAAATTTCTGTGGATGACGGAGGCGAATTTGATCGGCGAAATACCGAAGAGCTTCAACAATCTATCGAGTCTGGAACGCTTGGACCTCTCACTCAACGAATTGAATGGTACGATCCCGGTAGGCATGCTTACGTTGAAGAATTTGACCTATTTGTATTTATTCTGTAATAGATTGTCAGGCCGCGTTCCTTCATCGATAGAAGCTTTcaacttgaaagaaattgaTCTTTCCGACAACCATTTGACGGGGCCGATACCAGCAGGTTTCGTGAAGCTACAAAATTTGACATGTTTGAATCTTTTTTGGAATCAGTTGTCAGGAGAGATACCAGCAAATATAAGCCTCATTCCTACACTTGAAACCTTCAAAGTTTTTAGCAATAAATTGAGTGGAGTTTTGCCCCCAGCATTTGGCCTTCATTCGGAGCTCAAAttctttgagatttttgagaataaaCTAAGCGGGGAACTACCGCAACATTTATGCGCTAGGGGAACTTTGCTTGGAGTGATTGCTTCCAACAATAATCTCAGCGGAGAAGTGCCCAAGTCCCTCGGGAATTGCAGAAGTTTGCTCACCATTCAGGTTTCCAACAATCGCTTTTCAGGCGAGATTCCTTCTGGCATCTGGACATCCCCGGGCATGGTATCGGTGATGTTAGCTGGAAATTCATTCTCGGGGGCACTTCCAAGTAGATTGGCAAGGAATTTGTCCAGAGTGGATATCAGTAACAACAAGTTTTCTGGTCCAATTCCTACTGAAATCTCTTCTTGGATGAAAATAGGTGTTCTTAATGCCAACAACAATATGTTGTCAGGAAAAATTCCAGTGGAATTGACCAGTCTTTGGAACATCTCTGTTCTGTTGCTTGATGGGAATCAATTCTCGGGTGAACTTCCATCCCAGATCATCTCATGGAAGTCACTCACTAATTTGAATCTCTCAAGAAACAAACTGTCAGGCCTAATTCCCAAGGCATTAGGTTCTTTACCTAGCCTTACTTACCTCGACCTGTCAGAAAACCAGTTCTTAGGTCAAATTCCTTCTGAACTCGGTCATTTGAAGCTTAATATCCTCAATCTTTCGTCCAACCAACTCTCTGGGTTGGTCCCCTTTGAGTTTCAAAATGCAGCATACAATTACAGTTTCTTGAACAATCCCAAACTGTGTGTCAATGTTCCCACTCTGAACCTCCCTAGATGTGATGCCAAACCCGTTGACTCCTACAAATTGTCAACCAAATATCTTGTTATGATCCTAATTTTCGCTCTATCTGGTTTCCTAGCTGTTGCCTTCTTTACCCTGTTCATGGTTCGACACTATCACAGGAAGAATCATAGTCGAGACCAAACAAATTGGAAGCTTACTCCATTCCAAAATCTGGATTTCGATGAACAGAACATATTGTTCGGTTTGACAGAAAATAATTTGATCGGACGTGGTGGGTCAGGGAAAGTATACCGAATTGCTAATGACCGTTCTGGTGAAATCTTTGCTGTTAAAATGATTTGTAACAACGGGAGATTGGATCACAAGCTTCAGAAACCATTCATAGCAAAAGACGAGATATTGGGCACCTTACACCATTCCAATATAGTGAAGTTGTTGTGCTGCATATCAAATGAAACCACAAGTCTTCTTGTTTATGAGTACATGGAGAACCAAAGTTTGGATAGATGGCTTCATGGGAAGAAGCAGAGAACATCGTCCATGACAAGTTCAGTTCATAACTTCGTCTTGGATTGGCCAACAAGGTTGCAGATTGCCATCGGAGCTGCAAAAGGCCTACGCCACATGCATGAATACTGTTCTGCCCCGATCATACATCGAGATGTAAAGTCCAGCAACATCTTACTAGACGCTGAGTTCAACGCGAAAATTGCAGATTTTGGATTAGCCAAGATGTTGGTCAAGCAAGGAGAGCCTGACACCATGTCAGGAGTTGCAGGCTCTTACGGATATATTGCCCCCG AGTATGCTTATACAACAAAGGTGAACGAGAAGATTGATGTATATAGCTTTGGAGTAGTTCTGCTTGAGCTGGTGACGGGGAGAGAACCCAACAGCGAGCACATGTGCCTTGTAGAATGGGCATGGGATCAGTTTAGAGAAGGGAAAACCATTGAGGAAGTGGTGGATGAGGAGATCAAGGAACAATGTAACAGAGCACAAGTGACCACTCTCTTCAATCTAGGCCTCATGTGCACTACCACATTACCATCCACTAGGCCAACAATGAAGGAGGTTTTGGAAATTCTTCGACAGTGCAATCCTCAGAAGGAccatggaagaaagaaaaaggaccaTGAAGCTGCACTCGAACATACATCGAGATGTAAAGTCCAGCAACATCTTACTAGACGTTGA